From the Rhizomicrobium palustre genome, the window ATCTGGATAGCCATATCCGGCTTGCCGCTGAGAAGCAGCGTGCCACTCACGGTGGCGAGTGCAGCCGACATCCAGCCCGCGCGCAATGGCCTGCCCTCCGGGCCAGCCTGTAGCAGCAAGGTGAGCCGGTCATCGCTATAGAACAGCGCAGCGGCGAAGCCCAAGCCATAGGCTAAGAACGGCAGCAGGCCAAAATCCGATCCGCTCGACACCGGCGCAGCCCAAATCAGCCCTGGCAGCGGAGCCAAGGCAGTCATGGCCGCGATCAACCAACGGCGCGTTAGTGCATAGCAAGGAAGTATCGCAAGGCAGGCGCCCAGCGCCAGATACAACGCGTTTTGGAAAACCAGGGCTTGGCTGAGCGCCAAACCCGTCGCGATTCCCGTCGCGATGCCCGCCACCGACAGCACAGCCGTCACGGCTGGCATGTGGTGGCGGCGACAAAACTGCTGAGCCCGGCCCGGAAGACCGGTCTCAAGCTCCATCATCTTGTTTAGGCTCGGCTGGAAGGTGCTTGCGGAAGATCCATTTCCAGGATCGCCATGTTGAAGGCGTAGGAAATCTCGCCGTCTTCTTCATCCTTGAAGATCACGCCGATGAATTCGCCATTGACCATCACTTCCGCCGAATCGGGCGCCTTGGGACGCTCGACAACGGTGATGGTGTCCAAACGGAACAGATTCCGCAGGTATTTCTCGACACGCCAAAGTTCGTTACGGGTCACGCTCGTCTCCTTATGGCCGGGTTTCTTGCCCCAGCCTTAACGGCCTCGCGCTGGACTCGCACGGCGGCCCGGAAGGGTCAAGAAGCTTTGTGCCCCTCCGCAAATGGCCGCGGCTACGCAGCCTCAGACCTCGTCATCGATGAACTGATCCATATCCTGGCTCGGCCTTTCGCAGCCAGGGCAGGAAACCACCTTGGCGGGAACGCCCACCGCGGTACAGCGCGGCGGAACAGTCTTGAGAACCACCGAACCGGCGCCGATGCGCGAGTATTCGCCAACCGTGATATTGCCGAGCACCTTGGCGCCCATGGAGAGCAGCACGCCCCGCCCGATCTTGGGATGGCGATCACCGGTTTCCTTGCCGGTGCCACCCAGCGTCACGCCATGCAGCATGGAGACATCATCACCAACCACGGCCGTCTCGCCGATCACCACCCCGGTCGCATGATCGATCATGATTCCCCGGCCGAGCTTGGCGGCGGGATGAATATCGACATCGAAGCGTTCGGAAATGCGGCTTTGGAAAAACAGCGACATGCCTTCGCGCTTTTGCGTCCACAGCCAATGGCCGATGCGATAGCATTCGAGGGCGTGGAAGCCTTTGTAATAGAGGAACGCCTCGGCATAGGAATGGCAGGCCGGATCACGCTCGAACACCGCCGAGAGGTCCGCGCGCACTGCCGCCCCGATCTCTGGGTCGGCGTTCAGGGCCTCATCGAAGATTTCCCGCGCCAGCATGGGGGAGATGTCCTCGTTCCCGACCTTTTTGGCGAGGTGATAGGACAAGGCCGATTCCAGCCGGTCATGTTTCAGGATGGTGGCATGGATGAAACTGGCGAGCGCCGGTTCGCGCGTGGCCAATTCCTCGGCTTCCTTGCGCAGGGCCGACCAGATGGGGTCCACGCTCGCGATTTTTTCCAGGGAAACGGCCATTCTTCTCTCCGTCCCCCATTCTAGCGCAGAGGGCCCGCTATCGCCAAACCGGCATTTCCCTTAGATAGGGGCCAAACGCGCCACTGCCAAGCCGCCACAGGAGCCTATGGACAGCCCCCCGCCCTTCAATGTTTCCGCCCCTAAAGCCCTCGACCTCCTTCTGACCCGGCGTTCGGGCTCGGCCAAGGCCATGACAGGGCCCGGCCCCGGCCCCGAGGAACTTGATGCCATTCTGAAGGCCTCCGCCCGCGTGCCCGATCACGGCAAGCTCGCGCCTTGGCGCTTCGTGGTGTTCGAAGGCGACGCCCGCGCCCGCTTCGGCCAGCTTATTGCGGACGCCCTCGCAGAGACCGAAAAAGTCAGCGATGAGCGCAGCGCCAGCGAGGCCGCCCGCCTGATGCGCGCCCCGGTCGTGGTGGCGGTGATCAGCCGCGTGCGCGAGGCGATTCCGATTCCCGAATGGGAGCAGGTCCTCTCCGCCGGCGCCGTCTGCCAGAACATGCTGATCGCGGCACATGCGCTGGGCTATGTCGGCAATTGGCTGACGGAGTGGTACGCCTATCACCCGGTGGTGAAAGAGCGCATGGGCCTGAAACCCGGCGAACGCATCGCAGGCTTCATCTACATCGGGACCAGCGCCATCGAGCTTGAGGAACGCATCCGTCCCGATCTCGAGAAAATCGTTACGCGGTTTTGACGTCGTCCCATTCGGGCTGAATCGTGCGCCCTGGGGGCATACGGAGCCACACCGTCGTGCCCCTGCCCGGCTCTGAGTCGATCGACAGCGTGCCGCCATGGCGCTCGGTCAGGGATTTCGCCATGGAAAGTCCCAAGCCTGTGCCTTCGACATTGCGTGCCAAGGGCGATGAAATCTGCCGGAAAGGCTCCAGCGCCACCGGGATCATTTCGGGCTCCATGCCAATGCCCGTATCGGTAATGGAGAGAACGATGCCGCCGTCCGCACCAATCTGGGCGGAAGCTACCACCGCGCCGCCGGGCAGCGTGAATTTCACCGCATTACTCAGAAGATTCAGCAGCACCTGCTTGATGCGCAAGGTGTCGGCGCGCATCGCGGGCAGATCCTCGGGCACCTCTATTGTCAGATCAACCTTGCCCTCTGCCGCCCTCGGATGCACCAGCCGCACACAATCACTGAGTAGCTTGTTGACGTTCACCGGCTCCGAATAAAGCTCCATCTGGCCCGATTCCGATTTGGAGAGGTCCAGGATGTCGTTGATCAGCGCCAGAAGATGCCGCCCCGCACCGAGAATATCATTGGCATATTCGCCATAACGCTTCACCGTATGTGGGCCAAACAATTCCGCGGACAGAACCTCGGAAAAACCGATGATGGCGTTCAGCGGCGTGCGCAGCTCATGGCTCATGAGTGCGAGAAAGTTCGAGCGGGTGCGATCCGCATCCTCCGCCGCCACCAGAGCGGCCTGTAGCTGGGCCTCGCGCTCCGTCAAAATCTGAACCTTGGCCTTGATCAGCGCTTCGCTAGTACCGATGCCGAGATATTGCCCCGCCTGGGTGACCACAAAACACTCGCGCAAAGCGTCGGGATGATCCAGCGTGATCATGTTGGCAAGCTCGCTCACCGTCATCGCTTCGTCCACGATCAGCGCATGCGGGTTGGCCATCGCCAGAATGGGGCGGCGGTCATACAGCTCGGGAATGAAGCGCTGGGAGTAGCGTGCCAGAAAGCGCAACCGGTTCACCAACCCGACCGGGCGGGCCAGATGATCGATCACCGCAACAGCGCTCGGTGCATCGGGCTCTTTCAGCTTCTCATAGATGGCCGCGCAGGTCGCTTCGGCGGGAATAGGTGGAATGGTATCCACCAGCCGCCCGGCGGTCCAATCAAGCTCGACATCAGGCATCGCCAAAGAATGCGAACCGCCGAAAGAACTCATACCCACACACCCACAACACCCGCGGATGGCAAAATAGTTTCTATGCGTTTTCTGCCCGTTAATACGCTCAAGCGCAGCGGCGGCTTTTTTGCGAAGACTTGGTGACAGATTAGAAGAACTATGGAATTCCCAGCAACTTGTGCGTCTGAAGTGAGAGCTTCCACCTGGGATGCGCGAGACAATAGGCAATCGCAGCCTTGGTATTCTCCTCGCGCGCGGGCCCGTCCATCGGCTGCAAGTAGAAGTTTTCGAACATCAGCTTCTCGAACTGGGACGGATCCAGCCCCTGTTGCGGATAGACCAGCTTCAATTCCTGACCGTTCATTTGCACAAGACCAGCCCCAGCCTTAGGACTGATGCAGATCCATTCGATGCCGCGCGGCGCTGCTTGCGTTCCATTGCTTTCGATGGCGATCTCGAAACCTTCGCCGTGCAAGGCTTCGATCAAAGCCTCGTCCAATTGCAGAAGCGGCTCGCCCCCGGTGCAAACGACATAGCGCTGTGTGGTCAAATCGTTCGGCCATAAGGCGGAGACTGCTTTGGCAAGCTCCTCAGCGGTGGCGAATTTCCCGCCGCCCTCGCCATCAGTGCCGACGAAATCGGTATCGCAGAATTGGCAAATGGCATGCGCGCGATCACGCTCCAAGCCGTTCCACAAATTGCAGCCGGAAAAGCGCAAGAATACAGAGGCACGCCCGGCGCGGGCGCCCTCGCCTTGCAGCGTGTAGAAGATTTCTTTAACCGCGTAGCTCACGATTCATGCGCGCGATATTTCGCGTAGCCCTTGGCTCGAAGATCACAGGCAGGGCAGACGCCACAGCCATAACCCCAATCGTGATGATGCTCGCGATCGCCTTCATAACAGGTGACCGTCTCTTCGCGGATGAGATCGATCAGCGCCGTGCCGCCGAGTTCATCGGCAAGCGCCCAGGTCTCTGCCTTGTCGATCCACATCAAAGGCGTGTGCACCGTCACCGGCCGGTCGAGCGCCATGGTGAGCGCCACCGCGCAGGCCTGCACCGTCTTCTCGCGGCAATCGGGATAGCCGGAGAAATCGGTCTCGCACATTCCGCCGACGAGATCTGAAATCCCCCGCCGGTAGGCGAGCGCCGCCGCCGTGGTCAGGAACAGCACATTGCGCCCCGGCACAAAGCTGGTGGGCAGGCCGTTCTGGCCCATCTCGATGGTCATGTTGTCGGTCAGCGCGCTGCCGCCGATCTGCTTCAAGACATCGAGGCTGAAAAGATGATCCTCGCCGAGGCGCGGCGCCCATTCGGGAAAGCCGGCCTTGATCGCGCTGAGCACACGCTGGCGTGCCTCCAGCTCCACACGATGGCGCTGGCCATAATCGAAGCCGATGGTTTCCACGCGTGCGAAACGGGCCAAGGCCCAAGCCAGGCAGGTGGTGGAATCCTGTCCGCCCGAGAACAATACCAATGCGCTGTCAGACATCATGAGGACGGTTTAAAGCCCTGAGCCCGAAGAAGGAAGCGCTTTTACGCCCCAGCCGATTCTGCTCGTGTCTCAGGCGATGGCTGCCCGGTATTCGCGCAAGTTTTCGTCACTCCAGACGCAGCTTGGCGGCAATTCGATGGTGACGGTGGTGCCCTTATGCTCCGCCGAGCGAATGGCGAGCCGCCCGCCATGCAGTTCGGTCAAGGCATGGGCGATGGGAAGGCCAAGGCCGGCGCCTTCGAAGCGCCGCGCCAGCGAGGCATCGGCTTGATGGAAAGGCTGCAGTACGAGCGCGATGGTTTCTTCTGACATGCCGATGCCGCTATCGCAGACCTCGAAATGCACCCCGCCATCTTTCTGAAATGCCGCCGAGAGCCGGATTTCACCGCCTTCCGGGGTGAATTTCAGCGCATTGCAGAGCAGATTTGCCAGCACCTGCGAAAGCCGGTTCTGATCCACATGCAGGCTCGGCATGTCGCTTGGAATATCGATCGTGACGGCCTGCGCCGTGCCGGTAAGATGGCGCGCGCGGTCAAGCGCCGTTTCGGCGACATCTTGCGGCAAGGCGAGTTGCCGGTTCAGCGTGATGGCCGCACCTTCCAGCCGCGCCACGTCCAGCACATCATTGATGATGGCGAGCAGGCGCACACCGCTGTTGTAGATGTCGTTCATATAACCGCGATAAGCCGCGGTTCCGATGGGGCCGAGCATCTCCCGGCGCACCATATCCGAAAATCCCAGAATGGCGTTGAGCGGTGTTTTCAGCTCGTGGCTCATCATGGCGAGAAAGGCATTCTTGGTGGCGTTGGCTTCTTCGGCCCGCTTCAGCCCGCGCTTGATCGCGCGCTCGGCTTCGAATTTCGCCGTAACGTCTTCCACCGTGCCTTGATAGCAGATCAGCTTACCTGACCAGTCACGCACCGCGCGCGCGTTTTCCTTGATCCAGATCGTGGTGCCATCGCGGCGGTGGATCTCGCTGACGAAATCGGAAACTTGATCGTGCTGGGCCATCAGGGCCTGGAATTCGTCGCGGCGCCTTGAATCGACATAGAGCTGTGAAGAGATGTCCGTCAGCCCAGCTTTCATCTCTTCGGGGCTGTCATAACCATAGATGCGCGCCAGGGCCGGATTGACGTCGAGATAATGCCCGTCGGGGGTGGTGCGAAAAATGCCTTCGATGGCGTTATCGAAAAACTCGCGATAGGCGAAATCGGGCGTTAGCAGATGGCGGTCAGATCTCCCCGCGAGCTTACGCAACAGGAAAACGGTCCCTGCCGCTAGGACAAGGAACACCATTACCGTGGCAATTTCGCGCGCCTGCAGCCTGGTTGCCGCGATCCCCACCACCAAACCAAGCAGGAAAAGTGCAGCCGCGCTGGAGGGCGCAGCACCGCTCTGAATAGCCGGAATCGCGCCGCCGACGCGGCTTTTGCCGTGTTTCAGGAACGCATCACCCAAAGACCCCACGCGACAACCTCTGCGGCATCGGTAGATATCCTTACTGATGAGTTCTAAACATCCTCTTGCGACTGGTTCGAAATGCTTGCCTTCGCGCGCGCGGTGCGCCAGTTTCCCTTAAGGATAGGCGCAAGGGGTTGGGAAGGAAACGAAATTGTCGAATTTAGTGCTTTCCGGGACAGGTATGTACGTCCCACCCCATAAGATCAGCAATGAAGAATTGGTCGGTGCGTTTAATGAATACGTGCACCGCTACAATCGCGCCCATGCCAGCGAGATCGAAAACGGCAGCTTGAAGCCGCTGTTGGAATCCTCCCCCGAATTTATTCTCAAGGCCTCGGGCATCAAGAGCCGCTACGTGCTCGACCGCGCCGGCATTCTCGATCCCGAAGTTTTACGCCCGCATATCCCCGAACGCGCCGACGATCAGCTTTCGATCATGGCTGAGATGGCGGTCGCCGCTGCGCGCAATGCGCTTGCCGATGCCGAGAAAAAGCCCGCCGACATCGACGCGGTGATCATCTCTTGCGCCGTCCTGCAGCGCGCCTATCCCGCTATCGCCATTGAAGTGCAAAACGCGCACGGCATCACTGGCTTTGCTTTCGATATGAGCGTTGGCTGCGCCTCGGCAACCTATGCCATGCATATCGCGCGCGGCTTGATTGAGACGGGCGGCGCCCGTGCGGTGCTGGTCTGCAATCCCGAAATCCTTTCGGGTCACGCCAATTTCAAGGAACGCGATAGCCATTTCCTATTCGGTGACGCCGCTACGGCTTTCATTGTGGAACGTGAGGAAACAGCCCAGGCCAGCAATGTCTGGCAGATCGTGTCCTCCAAGCTGAAGGCGCAATTCTCCAATAATATCCGCAATAATTTTGGCTTCTTGAACCGCTGCGCGCCGGAAACCCGCGATACGCCGGATAAGCTCTTCGTCCAGCATGGCCGCAAGGTGTTCAAGGAAGTGCTGCCGCTGGTCTCCCACTTCATCGCCGAACACCTTGAAGAACATCATCTCGGCGCCGCAGAGATCAAGCGCCTCTGGCTGCATCAAGCCAACATCAACATGAACCAGTTCGTCGCCCATAAAGTCTATGGCCGCGACCCGACGGAATCCGAGGCGCCCAATGTGATTGGCGAATACGGCAATACCTCTTCGGCCGGCGCCATAATCTGTTTCCATGAGCACAGCGCCGATCTCTCCCCGGGGGATTACGGAGTACTCTGCACCTTCGGCGCAGGCTATTCTGCAGGCAGTGTCATCCTGAAAAAGCTGAGCTGATGCTGTTTCTAGCGGCGATCCAATGGGGCTATGTGGCCTCGGGCCTGCTTGTCGGGTGCGCCGTCGGATTGACCGGGGTTGGGGGCGGCTCGCTCATGACCCCGATCCTCATTCTCATTTTCGGGATTTCACCCGTCGCCGCTGTGGGCACCGATTTGCTCTATGCCGCTGCTACCAAGAGCGTCGGCTCGGTGGTTCATGGCGCGCACGCCACCATCGACTGGAAGATCGTCCGCCGTTTGGCGTTGGGCAGTGTCCCCGCCGCCATCCTGACCCTGATCGCGCTCAACGCCCTCGGCCTCGATAGCCACAAGGCCAATAAGATTGTCTCAGAGGTGCTGGCGATCGCCCTCCTGGTCACGGCGGGCGCCCTGATCTTCCGCCGCCAACTGCGCGGGCTATACGGCAAAAGGATCGGCCATCTTAGCCCCGCCGCCACCGCCCGCTATACAGTCGCCACCGGCGCCGTGCTGGGGCTGCTCGTGGCTTCGACCTCTGTTGGCGCAGGTGCCTTGGGCGTGACCGCGCTAATCCTGCTGTACCCCGAACTTCCCGCCGTGAAGTTGGTCGGCTCCGACATTGCTCATGCCGTGCCGCTGACCCTGGTTGCGGGGGCAGGCCATTGGTATTTAGGCAATGTAAACTTCACCCTGATGGGCACGCTGCTGATGGGCTCCATCCCAGGCATTCTGATCGGCAGCTATCTCGCCCCCCGCATTCCGGAATGGGTGCTGCGCAGCCTGATGGCTTTCATCCTGGTGCTGGTCGCCATAAAGCTCATGTCATGAGTGCAAAACAGCCCGCAAGGGCTTGGCAGCGCATGCTGTCCGGCCGCCGCCTCGACCTCTTGGACCCTACCCCGGTCGATATCGAAATCGAGGATATCGCTCACGGGTTGGCGCGTGTGGCGCGCTGGAACGGCCAGACCAAGGGCGAACATGCCTTCTCGGTGGCGCAACATTGTTTGCTGGTCGAACGGATTGCGGCGGACATCGCGCCCGCAGGGCTGACCAAGGAAGGCCGTCTGATGGCCTTGCTGCATGACGCCCCTGAATATGTCATCGGCGACCTCATCAGCCCCTTTAAACGGGCTGTTGGTATTAATTACAAAAGCTTGGAGCTGAAACTTCAAGCGGCAATTCATATCCGCTTCGGCTTGCCCGCCAAGCCCTCCGCCGAGCTTGAAAAGCTCTTTAAACGTGCGGATTTGATCTCGGCTTATCATGAAGCGACACAACTGGCGGGCTTTACCCACGAGGAAGCCAAAAAGCACTTCCCCTTGCCGCCCCCCGGCCTGAAGACGCCCCGCCTCATTCCGCTCCCAACCCAGGAGGCCCAGGCAGCCTTTCTGGAACGGTTCCGGAAATTGGGCGGCTAAAACCCGCACGAATTCGCGCACCTAAACGCTTCTACGTGTCATACTGGCGGTCTATCAGAGACGTCATGTCCAAGATTCTTGTCTGTCCCCTGTCCCAAGTTCCCGACATCCTGCGCAGCCATCAGCCGTCGCATGTCATCACCCTGCTCTCGCCGGAATACATGATCGAGACGCCCGGCGGCTTCCCGCCCGAGCGCCATTTGCGGGTCAGCGTCTCCGATATCGTCGAGTGCATGGAAGGCAAGGTGCATCCTTGCGACGACCACATCTCAGCAGTGCTGGAATTTGCCCGCGGCTGGGATGGAAAGCGCCCCATGCTGGTGCATTGCTGGGCGGGCGTCAGCCGCTCCATGGCCGCGGCTTTCTCCATCCTCTGTGACCGGGCCTGGAAGGGCGCCGAATACCGCATCGCGCGCGAGATCCGCGCCCGCGCCCCCCATGCCAGCCCCAACCGCCTGCTCGTCAGCTTGGCCGATGCTTATCTGGGGCGGGACGGCGATATGGTGAAGGCGGTGGAGGCCATGAGCCCGCCCGTTTTCGTGGAAGAAGGCATTTTGGTCGAATTTCCCCTTGCCGAGTTCGGGATCGAAGGGCGCTAATCAGGGATCATGAGCGAACCAGCCAAACATGTGGTGGAGATCGGACTTTCAGCGGCCATTGTCTCGGTCGCGGAAGACAGCCCCACCGTGCTGGTCGTGCATACCCCTTCGGGCGATGACGCCCTGCCGTTCGGCCCCTTCGACCCCATCGCACACCGCACCCTCGAAAGCGGCCTTCGCACCTGGGTGGGCGAGCAGACCTATCTCGATCTCGGCTATGCCGAGCAGCTTTACACCTTTGGCGATCGCGGCCGGCACACCCTGAAACCGGGCGAGAATGCCCGCGTGGTGTCGGTCGGCTATCTCGCGCTGACCCGCCAAGGCGCCGAGAGCAAAGCTCCGGACACGCTGTGGCGGGACTGGTACCGCTTCTTTCCCTGGGAAGATTGGCGCGACGAACGCCCGGCGGTGCTGGACGAGACCATCATGCCCGCGCTCGATCGTTTCGTGGCCGAGGCGCCCGATAAGCCGACTGCCGCCCTTCGCCGGGATCGCGCCCGCCTCTGTTTCGGCACCGACGACATCGGCTGGGATGAGGAAAAGGTTCTGGAGCGCTACGAGCTTCTCTATGAGGCCGGGATCATCGCCGAAAGCGCGCGCGACGGGCGTGTCGCCAAAGAGCATGTCTTGCCGCTTGGGGACCGTATGATGTTCGACCATCGCCGCATTCTGGCGACCGCCATCGCGCGGCTGCGCGGCAAGATGAAATACCGCCCGGTGGTGTTCGAGCTGATGCCGCCCTGCTTTACGCTTCTGGATTTGCAGCGCACCGTTGAGGCGATTTCCGGCACCCGGCTGCATAAGCAGAATTTTCGGCGCCTGGTGGAAGATCAGGGCCTGGTGGAAGGCACCGGAAAATTCGCCGCCCCCGCCCGCGGCCGCCCCGCCGAACTCTTCCGCTTCCGCCGCGAAGTCCTCAGCGAACGCCCGTCGCCAGGTGTGCGTCTGGCGAGACAGAGGGCGGGTTAGCCTCTCCCCTGAGCGCCTTCGCATGCCACGCCACATGCGCGCCGATGAAGCTGGCGATGAAGTAATAACTGTGGTCATAGCCGGAGCGCATATTGAGGACCAGCTTATGCCCCACGGCATCGCAGGCCGCTTGCAACAGATGCGGCTTGAGTTGGGTTTCTAAAAACTCATCGCCCAGCCCTTGCTCGACCAGAAGCGGCAAGCGCTCTGAAGCCGTCTTCACCAGCTCCACCGCGTCATAGGCTTTCCAGGCTTCACGGTCCTCGCCGAGATAGGCGGTGAACGCCTTCTCGCCCCAGGGCACTTGGCTTGGCGCCACGATGGGCGAAAAGGCCGAGACGCTTTTATACCGCCCCGGATTTTTCAGCGCGATGGTGAGCGCCCCATGCCCGCCCATGGAATGGCCGCTGATCGCGCGCGCCTCGGTCGCCGGAAATTCGGCTTCGATCAGCTCCGGCAATTCCTTCACGATGTAATCATACATGCGGAAATGCTTGGCCCAGGGCTCCTCAGTAGCGTTGAGATAAAACCCCGCACCTTGCCCCAGATCATAAGCCGGATCATTGGCGACGCCCTCACCCCGCGGGCTGGTATCAGGCGCCACAAGGATCACGCCATGCTCCGCCGCATAACGCTGCGCGCCTGCCTTGGTGATGAAATTCTGCTCGTTGCAGGTCAGCCCCGAGAGCCAATACAAAACCGGCAGGCGATCCTTTTCTGCGTCCGGCGGCAGATAGACGGAAAAATTCATCGCGCAACCGAGCGTTTTGGACTCGTGGCGATAGACATCCTGATAGCCGCCGAATGAGGCGCGATGCTCGATGCGTTCCATAGCCATCTCAGTAATGGATCACGGAGCGGATCGATTTTCCCTCATGCATCAGATCGAAAGCTTCGTTGATGCGTTCCAGCGGCAGCGTATGCGTCACAAACGGCGCGAGTTCGATCTCGCCGCGCATCGCCTCCTCCACCATGCCCGGCAACTGGCTGCGCCCTTTCACGCCGCCGAACGCGGTGCCTTTCCAGGTGCGACCTGTCACGAGTTGGAACGGACGCGTGGAAATCTCCTGCCCCGCGCCCGCCACGCCGATGATTACGGATTGGCCCCAGCCGCGATGGGCGCATTCCAGCGCCGCCCGCATCACATTCACATTGCCGATGCATTCAAAGGAATGATCGACGCCCCAGCCGGTCATCTCCACGATCACCTGCTGGATCAGCTTGTCATAGTCTTTCGGATTGACGCAATCGGTGGCGCCGAATTGGCGCGCCAGATCGAACTTTGTTGGATTGGTATCAACAGCGATGATCCGCCCGGCTTTCGCTTGCCGCGCGCCCTGGATCACGGCAAGGCCGATGCCGCCGAGCCCGAACACCGCCACGCTGTCGCCGGGCTGCACCTTCGCCGTGTTATGCACCGCGCCGATGCCTGTCGTCACACCGCAGCCGAGCAGACACACCTCTTCGTGATTGGCGGCGGGATTGATCTTGGCGAGTGAGACTTCGGCCACCACGGTATATTCGCTGAAGGTCGAGCAGCCCATATAGTGATAGATCGGCTGGCCGTTATAGGAGAACCGCACCGTGCCATCGGGCATCACGCCTTTGCCTTGGGTGGCACGCACAGCGACGCATAAATTCGTCTTGCCGGATTTGCAGAACAGGCACTCGCCGCATTCGGCGGTGTAGAGGGGGATCACATGATCGCCCGGCGCAACGCTGGTGACACCCTCGCCCACTTCTACCACCACGCCCGCACCTTCATGGCCGAGGATGGCGGGAAACAGCCCTTCCGGGTCATCGCCCGAAAGCGTGAAGGCATCGGTATGGCAGACGCCGGTATGGCTGATCTTGATCAGTACCTCGCCTTTTTTCGGCGGCGCGACGTCAACTTCCACGATCTCGAGAGGTTTTCCAGCTGCAAAAGCAACGGCCGCACGCGATTTCATGAGAATCCTTTAGCGCAAATCCTCCAGCACCTTGGCAAAATCCGTGGCGCAACGAAATCCCAATTTCGCTTCGGCTTTGGCTGTCGAATAGACCCGGTCGATGGCGGAAAACATCGTCCAGCCGCGCTTTTCATAGAGCGCCCGGTAGTGCGGGAAATAGCGCGCAACCACGGCTGGCGCATCCGCGATCAAAGCTTCGCAATCTTCCGGGCTGAAAGGCGTCGGCGCCGAGACGATGAACGTG encodes:
- a CDS encoding DUF3126 family protein — translated: MTRNELWRVEKYLRNLFRLDTITVVERPKAPDSAEVMVNGEFIGVIFKDEEDGEISYAFNMAILEMDLPQAPSSRA
- the cysE gene encoding serine O-acetyltransferase; its protein translation is MAVSLEKIASVDPIWSALRKEAEELATREPALASFIHATILKHDRLESALSYHLAKKVGNEDISPMLAREIFDEALNADPEIGAAVRADLSAVFERDPACHSYAEAFLYYKGFHALECYRIGHWLWTQKREGMSLFFQSRISERFDVDIHPAAKLGRGIMIDHATGVVIGETAVVGDDVSMLHGVTLGGTGKETGDRHPKIGRGVLLSMGAKVLGNITVGEYSRIGAGSVVLKTVPPRCTAVGVPAKVVSCPGCERPSQDMDQFIDDEV
- a CDS encoding nitroreductase family protein, translated to MDSPPPFNVSAPKALDLLLTRRSGSAKAMTGPGPGPEELDAILKASARVPDHGKLAPWRFVVFEGDARARFGQLIADALAETEKVSDERSASEAARLMRAPVVVAVISRVREAIPIPEWEQVLSAGAVCQNMLIAAHALGYVGNWLTEWYAYHPVVKERMGLKPGERIAGFIYIGTSAIELEERIRPDLEKIVTRF
- a CDS encoding sensor histidine kinase, which gives rise to MSSFGGSHSLAMPDVELDWTAGRLVDTIPPIPAEATCAAIYEKLKEPDAPSAVAVIDHLARPVGLVNRLRFLARYSQRFIPELYDRRPILAMANPHALIVDEAMTVSELANMITLDHPDALRECFVVTQAGQYLGIGTSEALIKAKVQILTEREAQLQAALVAAEDADRTRSNFLALMSHELRTPLNAIIGFSEVLSAELFGPHTVKRYGEYANDILGAGRHLLALINDILDLSKSESGQMELYSEPVNVNKLLSDCVRLVHPRAAEGKVDLTIEVPEDLPAMRADTLRIKQVLLNLLSNAVKFTLPGGAVVASAQIGADGGIVLSITDTGIGMEPEMIPVALEPFRQISSPLARNVEGTGLGLSMAKSLTERHGGTLSIDSEPGRGTTVWLRMPPGRTIQPEWDDVKTA
- the queE gene encoding 7-carboxy-7-deazaguanine synthase, producing MSYAVKEIFYTLQGEGARAGRASVFLRFSGCNLWNGLERDRAHAICQFCDTDFVGTDGEGGGKFATAEELAKAVSALWPNDLTTQRYVVCTGGEPLLQLDEALIEALHGEGFEIAIESNGTQAAPRGIEWICISPKAGAGLVQMNGQELKLVYPQQGLDPSQFEKLMFENFYLQPMDGPAREENTKAAIAYCLAHPRWKLSLQTHKLLGIP
- the queC gene encoding 7-cyano-7-deazaguanine synthase QueC, translated to MMSDSALVLFSGGQDSTTCLAWALARFARVETIGFDYGQRHRVELEARQRVLSAIKAGFPEWAPRLGEDHLFSLDVLKQIGGSALTDNMTIEMGQNGLPTSFVPGRNVLFLTTAAALAYRRGISDLVGGMCETDFSGYPDCREKTVQACAVALTMALDRPVTVHTPLMWIDKAETWALADELGGTALIDLIREETVTCYEGDREHHHDWGYGCGVCPACDLRAKGYAKYRAHES
- a CDS encoding ATP-binding protein — protein: MGSLGDAFLKHGKSRVGGAIPAIQSGAAPSSAAALFLLGLVVGIAATRLQAREIATVMVFLVLAAGTVFLLRKLAGRSDRHLLTPDFAYREFFDNAIEGIFRTTPDGHYLDVNPALARIYGYDSPEEMKAGLTDISSQLYVDSRRRDEFQALMAQHDQVSDFVSEIHRRDGTTIWIKENARAVRDWSGKLICYQGTVEDVTAKFEAERAIKRGLKRAEEANATKNAFLAMMSHELKTPLNAILGFSDMVRREMLGPIGTAAYRGYMNDIYNSGVRLLAIINDVLDVARLEGAAITLNRQLALPQDVAETALDRARHLTGTAQAVTIDIPSDMPSLHVDQNRLSQVLANLLCNALKFTPEGGEIRLSAAFQKDGGVHFEVCDSGIGMSEETIALVLQPFHQADASLARRFEGAGLGLPIAHALTELHGGRLAIRSAEHKGTTVTIELPPSCVWSDENLREYRAAIA
- a CDS encoding beta-ketoacyl-ACP synthase III; the protein is MSNLVLSGTGMYVPPHKISNEELVGAFNEYVHRYNRAHASEIENGSLKPLLESSPEFILKASGIKSRYVLDRAGILDPEVLRPHIPERADDQLSIMAEMAVAAARNALADAEKKPADIDAVIISCAVLQRAYPAIAIEVQNAHGITGFAFDMSVGCASATYAMHIARGLIETGGARAVLVCNPEILSGHANFKERDSHFLFGDAATAFIVEREETAQASNVWQIVSSKLKAQFSNNIRNNFGFLNRCAPETRDTPDKLFVQHGRKVFKEVLPLVSHFIAEHLEEHHLGAAEIKRLWLHQANINMNQFVAHKVYGRDPTESEAPNVIGEYGNTSSAGAIICFHEHSADLSPGDYGVLCTFGAGYSAGSVILKKLS
- a CDS encoding sulfite exporter TauE/SafE family protein — protein: MFLAAIQWGYVASGLLVGCAVGLTGVGGGSLMTPILILIFGISPVAAVGTDLLYAAATKSVGSVVHGAHATIDWKIVRRLALGSVPAAILTLIALNALGLDSHKANKIVSEVLAIALLVTAGALIFRRQLRGLYGKRIGHLSPAATARYTVATGAVLGLLVASTSVGAGALGVTALILLYPELPAVKLVGSDIAHAVPLTLVAGAGHWYLGNVNFTLMGTLLMGSIPGILIGSYLAPRIPEWVLRSLMAFILVLVAIKLMS